From a region of the Labrus mixtus chromosome 5, fLabMix1.1, whole genome shotgun sequence genome:
- the ggt5a gene encoding gamma-glutamyltransferase 5a isoform X2, which translates to MARSKARVYGCCTLMLLCVVTAIVLIAVLGRHTCPDNTFSKAAVAADSKKCSEIGRDILQKGGSAVDGAIAALLCTSVMNPQSMGIGGGSIFTVMDSSGNVKIINSRETVPQTFKTDLLNSCPKTFQMTSGADWIGVPGELRGYQTAHKIYGKLPWATLFEPTIQLAKKGFPIPLIQGGTLTMQDLAAYRVSVTDAWAVPLGEYQMYIPPPPAGGIILSLVLNIMKGYGLTSASLTGGEKTLAYHHYIEALKFANGIKKHIKDPQFSSAEMAKKFTEDSFANNIRSLISDDRTLGPQYYNITPHRDSMGTTHVSVLAEDGSAVSVTSTINHIFGSKIFSPRTGVILNNELFDFCGRVDNIFPGEQPPSSMAPAVLKSRSKMLVIGSSGGSMITTGIASALMNHVWFGKSLKEAIAAPVVFVDSQNAAKFEPKFDKDVIKALKEMGHKQEIAKHFYNVVNAVGKEDGCICAVSDARKLGEAAGY; encoded by the exons ATGGCGAGGTCAAAGGCGAGGGTGTACGGGTGCTGCACACTGATGCTGCTCTGTGTGGTTACTGCCATTGTGCTAATTGCTGTTCTTGGGAGGCACACGTGTCCAGATAACACTTTTTCAAAAGCTGCAGTGGCTGCAGACTCCAAGAAATGTTCAGAGATTGGAAg GGACATCCTTCAAAAAGGAGGCTCAGCGGTAGATGGCGCCATAGCTGCGCTGCTGTGCACCTCCGTCATGAACCCCCAGAGCATGGGCATCGGAGGGGGGTCCATATTCACAGTGATGGACAGCTCTG GTAacgtgaaaattatcaactcCAGAGAGACTGTACCTCAGACGTTTAAAACTGACCTGCTCAATTCATGTCCCAAGACCTTTCAAATGACGTCAG GTGCTGACTGGATCGGGGTTCCGGGAGAACTTCGTGGTTATCAAACGGCGCACAAGATTTATGGGAAGTTGCCGTGGGCAACACTTTTTGAGCCGACCATCCAGCTGGCCAAAAAAGGGTTTCCTATCCCACTAATCCAAG GAGGAACACTCACGATGCAGGACTTGGCAGCGTACAGAGTTTCAGTGACGGATGCGTGGGCTGTTCCTTTGGGAGAGTACCAGATGTacatccccccaccccctgcaGGAGGCATCATCCTTAGTCTCGTCCTCAACATCATGAAAG GTTATGGCTTGACTTCAGCATCTCTGACAGGTGGAGAAAAGACACTGGCCTATCATCACTATATTGAAGCCCTTAAGTTTGCCAATGGAATAAAGAAGCACATCAAGGATCCACAGTTCAGCTCAGCAGAA ATGGCCAAGAAATTCACAGAGGACAGCTTTGCCAACAACATCCGGAGCTTGATCAGTGACGACAGGACCCTTGGTCCCCAGTATTACAACATCACCCCTCATCGGGACAGCATGGGCACCACGCATGTGTCTGTGCTGGCTGAGGATGGCTCTGCTGTGTCTGTCACAAGCACCATCAACCACAT ATTTGGCTCAAAGATCTTCTCTCCGAGAACTGGAGTCATCCTCAACAACGAGCTGTTTGACTTCTGTGGAAGAGTCGATAACATCTTTCCTG GGGAGCAGCCTCCCTCCTCCATGGCCCCCGCTGTGTTGAAGTCTCGGTCGAAGATGCTGGTGATTGGATCGTCTGGTGGCAGTATGATCACGACTGGGATTGCCTCG GCGCTCATGAACCACGTTTGGTTTGGAAAGAGCCTTAAGGAGGCAATTGCTGCTCCCGTTGTTTTTGTCGACTCTCAAAATGCAGCAAAGTTTGAACCCAAATTTGACAAG GATGTGATCAAGGCTCTGAAAGAAATGGGACACAAACAAGAAATTGCAAAGCATTTCTACAACGTGGTCAACGCTGTGGGGAAGGAGGATGGCTGTATCTGTGCCGTGTCGGACGCCAGGAAACTGGGTGAAGCTGCCGGTTACTAG
- the cabp1a gene encoding calcium-binding protein 1a isoform X3, with product MERIAGLGLGIIRARALSRDRELRPEEMDELRDAFKEFDKDKDGFISCKDLGNCMRTMGYMPTEMELIELSQQINMNLGGHVDFEDFVELMGPKLLAETADMIGIKELKDAFREFDTNGDGAISTAELRDAMRKLLGQQVGLKEVEDILRDVDLNGDGLVDFEEFVRMMSR from the exons ATGGAGAGGATCGCTGGTTTAGGTTTGGGAATCATCAGAGCCAGAGCACTGTCAAGG GACagagagctgaggccagaggaAATGGATG AGTTGCGGGACGCTTTCAAGGAGTTTGACAAGGACAAGGACGGTTTCATAAGCTGCAAAGACCTTGGAAACTGTATGAGGACCATGGGATACATGCCCACTGAGATGGAGCTCATCGAGCTGAGTCAACAGATAAACATGAACT TGGGAGGTCATGTTGATTTTGAGGATTTTGTTGAGTTGATGGGCCCAAAACTTCTTGCTGAAACTGCAGACATGATTGGAATAAAAGAGTTAAAGGATGCATTTAGAGAG TTTGACACAAATGGAGATGGAGCCATTAGCACAGCTGAGCTAAGAGATGCGATGAGGAAGCTGTTGGGTCAACAG GTTGGTCTAAAGGAAGTTGAAGATATCCTGAGAGATGTTGACTTGAATGGTGACGGGCTTGTTGACTTTGAAG AGTTTGTGCGAATGATGTCTCGCTAA
- the asphd2 gene encoding aspartate beta-hydroxylase domain-containing protein 2: MEWSLENVREMVAGGMQSIRECEICAFAIAMCVLLLFMWYCYRVGREHGSSPLRGRYLTGPGRIGGVVGGFMSSDCKGRGKGKHGLLLEEQNGFAFCQSSECFRCTSAGESLNQRLYHSLQEYAKRYTWSGMGRVHKGVRDQGRYLNSRPTIQRPEVFFLPDLPSAPFFSREIQRHDVELLEQSFPALLAEFESIYHQPPARSGSSLPPGWKANNTPRGQWWTYYLVNQGTPMVLNVRRCPRAWRVLGQLRTFIANNVFGNACFSVLTPGALISEHYGPTNVRLRCHLGLRVPPSCELVVGGEPQCWSEGSCLLFDDSFLHRAFHEGGAEDGTRVVFMVDLWHPNVAAAERQALDYIFTPGRLEDKEGK; the protein is encoded by the exons ATGGAGTGGTCACTAGAAAATGTGAGGGAGATGGTGGCAGGAGGGATGCAGTCTATAAGGGAGTGTGAGATCTGTGCTTTCGCCATTGCcatgtgtgtgctgctgctcttcatgtGGTATTGTTACAGGGTGGGCCGGGAGCACGGGTCCAGCCCTCTGCGTGGGCGGTATCTGACTGGGCCCGGCCGGATTGGAGGGGTGGTGGGGGGCTTTATGAGTTCAGACTGCAAAGGAAGGGGCAAAGGGAAGCATGGATTGTTGCTAGAAGAGCAGAATGGCTTCGCGTTCTGTCAGTCTTCAGAGTGCTTCCGTTGCACCAGCGCCGGAGAGAGTCTGAACCAGAGGCTCTATCACAGCCTGCAGGAATACGCCAAGCGCTACACCTGGTCAGGTATGGGCAGGGTGCATAAAGGAGTACGAGATCAAGGCAGATACCTGAACAGCCGACCCACCATCCAGCGGCCAGAGGTCTTCTTCCTCCCAGATCTTCCGTCAGCCCCTTTCTTCTCTAGAGAGATCCAGAGGCACGATGTGGAGCTGCTGGAGCAGAGCTTCCCCGCACTCCTGGCAGAGTTCGAGAGCATCTACCACCAGCCTCCAGCCCGCAGCGGCTCCTCCCTCCCCCCGGGTTGGAAAGCCAACAACACCCCTCGTGGGCAGTGGTGGACATACTACCTGGTCAACCAAGGCACCCCTATGGTTCTCAATGTGAGGAGGTGTCCCCGTGCCTGGAGAGTGCTGGGCCAACTGCGCACCTTCATCGCCAATAATGTGTTCGGAAACGCCTGCTTCTCTGTGCTGACGCCCGGTGCTCTCATCTCCGAGCATTACGGTCCAACAAATGTCAGGCTGCGCTGCCACCTGG GTCTCAGAGTGCCCCCTTCCTGTGAGCTTGTGGTTGGTGGGGAGCCACAGTGCTGGTCTGAGGGCAGCTGTCTGCTTTTCGATGACTCCTTCCTCCACAGGGCCTTCCACGAGG gtGGTGCAGAGGACGGCACCAGAGTGGTCTTCATGGTGGACCTCTGGCACCCTAACGTGGCCGCAGCTGAGAGACAAGCCTTGGATTACATTTTTACCCCGGGCCGCTTAGAGGACAAAGAAGGGAAATAG
- the cabp1a gene encoding calcium-binding protein 1a isoform X2 translates to MGLSVTRVCAPLRIQRANLREKRSSWSFLVPLISLGMGNCLDWPLRTDRELRPEEMDELRDAFKEFDKDKDGFISCKDLGNCMRTMGYMPTEMELIELSQQINMNLGGHVDFEDFVELMGPKLLAETADMIGIKELKDAFREFDTNGDGAISTAELRDAMRKLLGQQVGLKEVEDILRDVDLNGDGLVDFEEFVRMMSR, encoded by the exons ATGGGTCTATCTGTAACCCGAGTGTGCGCTCCTCTCAGAATCCAACGGGCAAACTTAAGAGAGAAAAGGTCTTCATGGTCTTTTTTGGTGCCTCTTATCTCCCTTGGTATGGGAAACTGCTTGGACTGGCCTCTGAGAACG GACagagagctgaggccagaggaAATGGATG AGTTGCGGGACGCTTTCAAGGAGTTTGACAAGGACAAGGACGGTTTCATAAGCTGCAAAGACCTTGGAAACTGTATGAGGACCATGGGATACATGCCCACTGAGATGGAGCTCATCGAGCTGAGTCAACAGATAAACATGAACT TGGGAGGTCATGTTGATTTTGAGGATTTTGTTGAGTTGATGGGCCCAAAACTTCTTGCTGAAACTGCAGACATGATTGGAATAAAAGAGTTAAAGGATGCATTTAGAGAG TTTGACACAAATGGAGATGGAGCCATTAGCACAGCTGAGCTAAGAGATGCGATGAGGAAGCTGTTGGGTCAACAG GTTGGTCTAAAGGAAGTTGAAGATATCCTGAGAGATGTTGACTTGAATGGTGACGGGCTTGTTGACTTTGAAG AGTTTGTGCGAATGATGTCTCGCTAA
- the mlec gene encoding malectin, giving the protein MQLVVGLVAAVLSLLAEQSCADSGGPSLADRVIWAVNAGGEAHVDVHGIHFKKDPLEGKVGKSSDYGLRLPILRSSPDDQVLYQTERYNEDTFGYDIPIREEGDYSLVMKYAEVYFAQSQQKVFDVRLNGHVVVKDLDIFERVGHSTAHDEIVSFSIRRGKLSVQGEVSTFNGKLTVEFVKGYYDNPKVCALYVMKGTSEDVPPLQPHPGLEKPEEDEEEEEEGEAGEEGGKKKILVDIKSRVQSGPRTPNPYAADNSSLMFPILVAFGVFIPTLFCLCRL; this is encoded by the exons ATGCAGCTCGTCGTCGGGCTGGTCGCAGCGGTGCTGTCGCTGCTGGCAGAGCAGAGCTGTGCGGACAGCGGGGGCCCCAGCCTCGCCGATCGGGTTATCTGGGCTGTAAACGCCGGAGGTGAGGCACATGTAGACGTGCACGGCATTCACTTCAAGAAGGACCCATTGGAGGGAAAGGTTGGCAAAT cATCTGATTATGGGTTACGGCTCCCAATACTCCGCTCCAGTCCTGATGACCAGGTTCTGTATCAGACAGAGCGCTACAATGAGGACACTTTTGGATATGATATTCCCATTCGGGAGGAGGGGGACTATAGCCTTGTTATGAAGTATGCTGAGGTGTACTTTGCCCAGTCACAACAAAAG GTGTTTGACGTCCGTCTAAACGGCCATGTGGTGGTGAAGGACCTGGATATCTTTGAACGAGTTGGTCACAGTACGGCTCATGATGAGATCGTCTCTTTCTCTATTAGACGTGGTAAACTGAGCGTGCAAGGAGAGGTGTCTACTTTCAATGGAAAGCTCACTGTGGAATTTGTAAAG GGTTATTATGACAACCCGAAGGTCTGCGCTCTCTATGTAATGAAGGGGACTTCAGAAG atgTGCCCCCTCTTCAGCCTCACCCTGGCTTGGAGAAGcctgaggaagatgaggaagaagaggaggaaggtgagGCAGGAGAAGAAGGTGGGAAGAAAAAGATCCTTGTAGATATAAAGAGCAGGGTCCAGTCAGGCCCCCGAACACCAAACCCATACGCAGCTGACAACAGCAGCCTAATGTTTCCCATCCTGGTGGCGTTCGGGGTGTTCATCCCCACACTGTTCTGCCTCTGTCGGCTGTGA
- the cabp1a gene encoding calcium-binding protein 1a isoform X1: MSSSFPKSESTTSLLKSTSSAARRPTHLPERTAESRRSQHHHQHQHQHHHRPAAVQSSSKAEESFWSAECDVSARRPLCHPSLVGSQDSSNNAATRGKCKSHAPHSQVSDPPEPNGEADRGVREHCRSSKSTHRHHHRRKHHREDRPPAAGAGPPECEHPRRSHTHSRPVPSLPSVSDSTDDRAPLCEPKDQKGANGGGQVSSPSPSSCSLVPLSSRSSRRSRRSSAASSASEINLRTILNSLFGQDRELRPEEMDELRDAFKEFDKDKDGFISCKDLGNCMRTMGYMPTEMELIELSQQINMNLGGHVDFEDFVELMGPKLLAETADMIGIKELKDAFREFDTNGDGAISTAELRDAMRKLLGQQVGLKEVEDILRDVDLNGDGLVDFEEFVRMMSR; encoded by the exons ATGAGCTCTTCCTTTCCGAAATCTGAATCCACGACCTCCTTACTGAAATCGACGTCCTCGGCGGCGAGGAGACCAACACACCTCCCTGAACGCACCGCAGAGAGCCGGAGAAGTCAGCATCACCATCAGCATCAGCACCAGCATCACCACCGTCCCGCCGCAGTCCAGAGCAGCAGCAAAGCCGAGGAGTCCTTCTGGTCGGCCGAGTGCGACGTCAGCGCCCGGAGACCCCTATGCCACCCGTCCCTCGTCGGCAGCCAGGACAGTAGTAACAATGCAGCCACGCGTGGCAAGTGTAAGTCACACGCCCCTCACAGCCAAGTTTCCGACCCACCGGAGCCAAACGGCGAGGCGGACCGAGGTGTGAGGGAGCACTGCAGGTCATCCAAGTCCACGCATCGGCACCACCACCGCAGGAAGCACCACCGGGAGGACCGTCCGCCGGCGGCAGGAGCCGGACCACCCGAATGTGAGCATCCCCGTCGCTCCCACACGCACAGCCGCCCGGTCCCCAGCTTGCCCTCTGTTTCGGACAGCACCGACGACAGGGCTCCTCTCTGTGAGCCGAAGGACCAGAAAGGGGCCAATGGAGGGGGTCAGGTCAGCAGTCCTTCCCCGTCCTCCTGCTCCCTCGTCCCACTGTCCAGCAGGTCCTCCCGGCGGTCCAGGAGGTCCAGCGCTGCTTCCTCTGCATCCGAGATCAACTTACGCACCATCCTCAATTCACTGTTTGGGCAG GACagagagctgaggccagaggaAATGGATG AGTTGCGGGACGCTTTCAAGGAGTTTGACAAGGACAAGGACGGTTTCATAAGCTGCAAAGACCTTGGAAACTGTATGAGGACCATGGGATACATGCCCACTGAGATGGAGCTCATCGAGCTGAGTCAACAGATAAACATGAACT TGGGAGGTCATGTTGATTTTGAGGATTTTGTTGAGTTGATGGGCCCAAAACTTCTTGCTGAAACTGCAGACATGATTGGAATAAAAGAGTTAAAGGATGCATTTAGAGAG TTTGACACAAATGGAGATGGAGCCATTAGCACAGCTGAGCTAAGAGATGCGATGAGGAAGCTGTTGGGTCAACAG GTTGGTCTAAAGGAAGTTGAAGATATCCTGAGAGATGTTGACTTGAATGGTGACGGGCTTGTTGACTTTGAAG AGTTTGTGCGAATGATGTCTCGCTAA
- the ggt5a gene encoding gamma-glutamyltransferase 5a isoform X1, with protein MARSKARVYGCCTLMLLCVVTAIVLIAVLGRHTCPDNTFSKAAVAADSKKCSEIGRDILQKGGSAVDGAIAALLCTSVMNPQSMGIGGGSIFTVMDSSGNVKIINSRETVPQTFKTDLLNSCPKTFQMTSGADWIGVPGELRGYQTAHKIYGKLPWATLFEPTIQLAKKGFPIPLIQGQYLSYLDTNESQSLRKLYSDKNGTLLQTGDNIKFEKLADTLEVIANHGVDAFYNGSIAEELIQDIQEAGGTLTMQDLAAYRVSVTDAWAVPLGEYQMYIPPPPAGGIILSLVLNIMKGYGLTSASLTGGEKTLAYHHYIEALKFANGIKKHIKDPQFSSAEMAKKFTEDSFANNIRSLISDDRTLGPQYYNITPHRDSMGTTHVSVLAEDGSAVSVTSTINHIFGSKIFSPRTGVILNNELFDFCGRVDNIFPGEQPPSSMAPAVLKSRSKMLVIGSSGGSMITTGIASALMNHVWFGKSLKEAIAAPVVFVDSQNAAKFEPKFDKDVIKALKEMGHKQEIAKHFYNVVNAVGKEDGCICAVSDARKLGEAAGY; from the exons ATGGCGAGGTCAAAGGCGAGGGTGTACGGGTGCTGCACACTGATGCTGCTCTGTGTGGTTACTGCCATTGTGCTAATTGCTGTTCTTGGGAGGCACACGTGTCCAGATAACACTTTTTCAAAAGCTGCAGTGGCTGCAGACTCCAAGAAATGTTCAGAGATTGGAAg GGACATCCTTCAAAAAGGAGGCTCAGCGGTAGATGGCGCCATAGCTGCGCTGCTGTGCACCTCCGTCATGAACCCCCAGAGCATGGGCATCGGAGGGGGGTCCATATTCACAGTGATGGACAGCTCTG GTAacgtgaaaattatcaactcCAGAGAGACTGTACCTCAGACGTTTAAAACTGACCTGCTCAATTCATGTCCCAAGACCTTTCAAATGACGTCAG GTGCTGACTGGATCGGGGTTCCGGGAGAACTTCGTGGTTATCAAACGGCGCACAAGATTTATGGGAAGTTGCCGTGGGCAACACTTTTTGAGCCGACCATCCAGCTGGCCAAAAAAGGGTTTCCTATCCCACTAATCCAAGGTCAATACCTTTCATATTTAGATACGAATGAGTCCCAGTCACTACG GAAGTTGTATTCAGATAAGAACGGGACGTTGCTGCAGACTGGTGATAATATAAAGTTTGAGAAACTGGCCGACACTTTGGAGGTCATTGCAAATCACGGGGTGGACGCTTTTTACAATGGAAGCATAGCAGAGGAATTAATCCAAGACATACAGGAGGCAG GAGGAACACTCACGATGCAGGACTTGGCAGCGTACAGAGTTTCAGTGACGGATGCGTGGGCTGTTCCTTTGGGAGAGTACCAGATGTacatccccccaccccctgcaGGAGGCATCATCCTTAGTCTCGTCCTCAACATCATGAAAG GTTATGGCTTGACTTCAGCATCTCTGACAGGTGGAGAAAAGACACTGGCCTATCATCACTATATTGAAGCCCTTAAGTTTGCCAATGGAATAAAGAAGCACATCAAGGATCCACAGTTCAGCTCAGCAGAA ATGGCCAAGAAATTCACAGAGGACAGCTTTGCCAACAACATCCGGAGCTTGATCAGTGACGACAGGACCCTTGGTCCCCAGTATTACAACATCACCCCTCATCGGGACAGCATGGGCACCACGCATGTGTCTGTGCTGGCTGAGGATGGCTCTGCTGTGTCTGTCACAAGCACCATCAACCACAT ATTTGGCTCAAAGATCTTCTCTCCGAGAACTGGAGTCATCCTCAACAACGAGCTGTTTGACTTCTGTGGAAGAGTCGATAACATCTTTCCTG GGGAGCAGCCTCCCTCCTCCATGGCCCCCGCTGTGTTGAAGTCTCGGTCGAAGATGCTGGTGATTGGATCGTCTGGTGGCAGTATGATCACGACTGGGATTGCCTCG GCGCTCATGAACCACGTTTGGTTTGGAAAGAGCCTTAAGGAGGCAATTGCTGCTCCCGTTGTTTTTGTCGACTCTCAAAATGCAGCAAAGTTTGAACCCAAATTTGACAAG GATGTGATCAAGGCTCTGAAAGAAATGGGACACAAACAAGAAATTGCAAAGCATTTCTACAACGTGGTCAACGCTGTGGGGAAGGAGGATGGCTGTATCTGTGCCGTGTCGGACGCCAGGAAACTGGGTGAAGCTGCCGGTTACTAG